Below is a window of Planctomycetes bacterium MalM25 DNA.
CGGCCAGCTCACCTACACCCGCATCTACCAGGGCAAGATCGAGAAAGGGGGCAGCTACTTCAACCAGCGCTCGGGCCGCAAGGAACGCTTCAGCCGCATCGTCAAGATGCACTCGGACAAGCGTGAAGAGGTCGGCCACGGCGAGGCGGGCGACATCGTCGCCGTGATGGGCATCGACTGCGCGTCGGGCGACACCTACTGCGACGAGCCCAAGTTCTGCACGCTCGAGAACATCTTCGTGGCCGACCCGGTCATCAAGATGAGCGTCCAGCCGAAGAGCCGCGACAACAGCGACAAGCTGTCCAAGGCCCTCCAACGCTTCCGCAAGGAAGACCCGACGTTCCACGTCTTCACCGACGAAGAGACCAACGAGACCGTCATCGCCGGCATGGGCGAGCTGCACCTGGAGGTCTACGTCGAGCGCATCAAGCGTGAGTACGGCGTCGAGGTCGAGGTCGGCGCCCCGAAGGTCAGCTACCGCGAGTCGGGACAGCAGTCCTTCGAGTTCGACCACAAGCGGAAGAAGCAGTCCGGTGGTTCCGGTCAGTACGGCCACATCGTCGGCACCATGCGGCCGATGAGCGACGAGGACCGCGAAGCGATCGAAGAGGCCGGCGGGACCGTCGGCGAGTTCCACTTCGAGGACAAGGTCACCGGCGGACGCATCCCCAAAGAGTTCATCCCCGCGGTCCGCAAGGGCTTCGAGGAGATGATGAACAAGGGCCCCGTCGCCGGGTACCCGGTGGTCGGCCTCACGGTCGAGCTCGAGGACGGCTCGTACCACGACGTCGACTCGTCCGACATGGCCTTCAAGCTCACCGCCCGCGAGTGCTTCCGCGAGAACTTCAACCGCATGAAGCCGGTCCTCCTCGAACCGGTCATGAAGATGGAGATCGAGTGCCCCGAGGACTTCCAGGGCTCGGTCGTCGGCCAGGTCAGCTCGAAGCGCGGCATGATCGTCGAGACCGAGACCAACAACGGCGTCACGGTCATCATCGCCGAGGTGCCCCTCGCCGAGACCTTCGGCTACTCGACGGAGCTGCGGAGCAATACGCAGGGCCAGGGCACGTTCTCGATGGAGTTCGCGAAGTACTCCCCCGTGCCGTCGAACATCCAAGAGGAGATCGTCGAGGCCCGCCGCAAAGAGAACGAGTGAGCCCCGCTCGCCAGGAGCCCCAACAACCGATCCGACCGGGAGCGTCGGCCTGTTTCACCGCAGGCCGACGCTCTTTTTTGTCTTCTCGCGCAGGCTCGGATAGGATAGACGGCATGCACCTGCTGCCCCACAACACGACTTTCCAGCAAGCGACCGCCAAGGCGGCGCCGTGGGGGATCGCGCTCGGGGTCACGGGCGTGGCGGTGGCGGTCCTCACCGGGAACGCCCCGCTGCTGGCGAGCCTGACGCTGATCGGACTGGGGTCCGACGCCGACTTGGCCCGCCGGCTCCGCGAGGCGATCGCCGCCGAGGACGACCTGGCCGAGGCCTCCAACCCGGCGCTTGTCGCCGGGTTCATCCGCCGTGTCCACGCGGCGATGTACCTGCTGCTGGTCGTGTTCGCCTGGGCGTCGTTGTTGCACCTGACCGGCCAATCGGCCGAGGGCTTGGACGGCGCCCGCTGGTGGCTCGCCGGCGACCTGGCGGGCAGCGCGGCGATGGCTTTCGCCTACGCCCGGCTGGCCCGCCGGCAACACGGATCGCCCCCTCGGCTGGTTGATCGCCCTTAGAGCCGGCTTCGGTTAATCGTAGCGGTTGGTCGGGCTGCGGCTTCGTTGGGCCGCGTTGACCTGCATCGACGAAGCACCGCTTCGCCTGCTTCGGTCGCCTTGCCCGACTCGCCTCGCCGACGACCTACTCGCTAAGAGGAACGGAAGCCTGCTCTAGCCGGCGGACTCGATCGCTCGGCGGTTCTCCCAGAGGTACAGCACGCGCTGCCGCGTGGGCGGGTGCGTCGATTCTTGCATGACCTCTTCCGGCGAGCGGCTCAGCAGGGCGGCCGGGTGGGCCCGCAGGGCGTCGACGACTTGGTCGATCTGCTGGGCCGACAGTTGGGTGGCTTCGCCCTCCCGGAGTGGCTTCGACCAGTCGATCACGTGGGCGTTGTCGAGCTTGCGCCAGAGCGCCTTGATCTCGTCGAGGGCCTCCTCATCGACCTCCTCGTCGTTCAGGTACTCCAGCAGGCCGCGGAGCGAGAGCGTCTTGTTCCGCTGCTGCACCTCGCGGACGCTTTGGGCGAGCAGCCGCTCGGCCTCCTTGGCGTCGAGCTTGCCGAACGGCGCCAGCCGTTCGTACTCCTGCATCAGGTCGCCCGGGTCGAGGTCCTTGCGTTTCTTGCCAACCTCGAAACAGAAGCGCGTGATGCGGTTGGTGATCTCCGACTCGGCGGCGATCTTCAGCAGCGCGTTCACGCCCTGCGGCACACCGGCCGCCCGCGCGCCGTGGTCGTCGCACAGGTGCTCGATGGCCCGCATGCTCGCCAGCGATTGCACGCGGAGCCAGGCGAGCGCCCCCGCCGCAAAGAGGCCGAGCCCGAACACGCCGACCCAGCTCCAACGATCGACCACCGGCAGCAGCGCGAGCCCGACGGCCGCCACGAGGGTCAGGTTCAGCGCCTCCCAACGCGTCGAGCGGAGGTAGTAGCGGTCGCAGTGGCCCAGCTCGTGGCCGATGACGAACGCCAGCTCGTCGGGGCCCAGCACGTGGAGCGTCTGCCGATTGAGGTACACGCCGTCGACGCGCCCCAGCAACGCGTCGAGCCCCAGAGAGATGGCCGCCGCGTTGAGCGACTTGTCGCGGGTCAGGTAGACCGGGTACCGCCCGGGCGGCACGTCGAGGCGTTTCTCCACCTCACTCACCAGGGCCAACAGCGACTCGCGGTTGTGCTCCCCCAGGGTGGTCTCCGGGCGCAGGTCGTTCACGAGCTTCCGCTTGCGCCCGATCAGCGGGACCAGATCGAACAGGTAGCGCCCGAACAGGACCAGCAGGAAGACCCCCGCGGGCGCCGGGTCGGCGAGGACGCGTTGCCAATCGGTGAACACGAGGGCGATCAGCACCACGGCGCCCCGCCACGCGAGGCCGGCCCCCGCGCCCGCGTTCGCCCGGTCGAGCAGCCGGAGCAGGTCGTCGCGCTGCAAGGTTTCCGTCGGCATCGATCGCACCACGCTCTTGGGGGCTAAGCCAAGGGACGCTAAGTCGCGGCCTGGAAGATCCAAGCCAGCAACCCGCCCGCCATCGGGCGGCAGCGGGTCTGATAGTACACGGTCCCGGGACCCGTGTATCGGTTGACCAACCCCTCGCCGGAGAAGAAGGAGTCCCGCAACGACTCGGTCGCCTTCACCAGTTGGTACTCGACCGTGTCCGAGAAGGCGACGACGTACTTGTTGTCGATGACGAACCGCTCCCCCTCGGCCAGCTCGCGGCGGAGCACGGCGCCGTGGCTCGCGCAGAAGACCGAGCCCGACCCGGTGGCGTGCATGAGGAAGAGCCCCTTGGCGGCGAGCAGGCCGCGGGCGCCGCCGTACTTGACCGCGAGTTGCACGTCGGTCGTGCTGGCGAGGTAGACGCCTCGCGTCAGGTAGTAGCCCGAATCCTCCCCGAGTTGCAGCGGGAAGATCTCGCCGATCGTCTCGGGCGCCAGGGTCAGTTGCTGGCCGTCCTCCTTGGCGGAGTAGACCGCGGCGAAGAGGGATTCGCCCGTCAGCAGGTTACGCATGCCGCCGGACCAGCCGGAGGACTTTTGCTGCGCGCCCATCTTCGCCTGGACCGTGACGCGGGGCGTCATCGAGACCATGGCGTGCGGCTGCGCGTAGATCGAGTCCCCCTCGTCGAGACGGACATCCAGGACCGAGAAGGTCGATCCACAAGCCACTTCAAAGTCCATCGACAGCGTCCCTTGTGCGGCTCGGCCTGGCCCAGCCAGACGCCGGAACGCCTAGTCCTCGACCCCGGGGCTGTACTTCTGCTTCATCAGGTAGCCGACCGCACCAATCGCGAGCAGGCCGCCGAGGAAGATGAACAGCGCGTAGATACGCGGGATGCCGAGCACGTCCGCGATCGTGGTCACGATAATATCGTAGATCACAACCCGGATGAACCACCCGACGATCCGACCGAATCCGCCGCCGCGGCGGGCTTCGGGCATCGGCAACCAGAAAGCGGCTTGCATCATGACAAACTGCGGGGGACGAAAGTTGAACAAAGAGCCAGGCTCAAACGTAGGCCTGACCGATGTGAGGCCGCATTCTGCCCGTCATCGTTTGTGCTGTCCAGCTAAATCTCCAGCGGCGCGACGCCTTGCCGTTATGATCGTTTCGCCGACCGACCCCCCCTGCCCCCGCAACTCGTTGAGGCCACCCATGCCGTTCTCCCCGGCGCGTCTGCTCACCGCCCTAGTGGTTATCACCCCATTCGTCGCCTCGTCTGCGCTCGCCGAGGACTGGCCGCATTGGCGTGGTCCCGAGCACGACGGGGTGTGGCGCGAGGAGGGGATCGTCGCCGCCCTCCCCGAAGGAGAGCTTGATTACACCTGGCGCGTCCCGTGCCACCTCGGCTACGCCGGCCCCGCGGTCGCCGACGGGAAGGTCTACCTCTTCGAGTACGAGCGGTCCGACGGCGACATCACCGACAACCCGGGCGCGCGCGACAAGCTGCAGGGGGTCGAGCGTCTCCGCTGCTTGAGCTCGGCGACCGGCGAGGAGCTGTGGAAGTACGAGTACGAGCGTGACTACTTCATCTCCTACCCGAGCGGACCGCGCTGCACGCCCACCGTCGACGGCGACCACGTCTACCTCCTCGGCCCCGAGGGCGACCTCACCTGCCTGAAGACCGCCGATGGCTCGTTCGTGTGGAAGAAGAGCTTCCCCAACGACTACAACGCCCCGACCCCCATGTGGGGGCATTCCGCTCACCCGCTGGTGGACGGCGACACGCTCTACTGCCTGGTCGGCGGCGAGGGGAGCGTCGTCGTCGCGTTCGACAAGCTGACCGGCGAGGAGCGCTGGCGCGCCCTGTCGACGCCGCGCATGAACAACGAGGTTGGCTACTGCCCCCCCTCGATCGCGGTGATCGGCGGACAGCGCGTGCTGGTCGTCTTCCACCCCGAAGCGGTCTGCGGCCTCACGCTCGACGGGGGCGAGCAGCTCTGGAGCGTGCCGATCAAACCGGCCTACGGCATGTCGATCGCCCAGCCGAACGTCGTCGGCGATCGGATCTTCACGACCGGCTACGGCGGTCCGTCCGTCTTCTTCCGTCCCCCCGCGGGCGCGGGCGAGGCGGAGGTCCTCTGGTCGGGCGCGCCGAAGACCTCGGTCTCCGCCGCCAACCCGACGCCCACCGCCGACGCGACCGCCGAGGTCCTCTACGGCGTCGACGCGAACAGCAGCTCGCTCGCCGCGGTCGATCTGGCGACGGGCGAGCGGCTGTGGCAGACCCGTAAGCCGACACTCAACATCGAGGGCCGCACCCGCGCCCGGCACGGCACCGTCTTCCCCGTCCGACAGGGCGACACGGACCGCTTCTGGCTCGCCAGCGAGACGGGCGACCTGATCCTCGCGCGCCTCACGCCGGAGGCCTACGAGGAGCTGGGGCGCAAGCCGCTGCTCGAACCGACGGGCGACGCCTTCGGCCGCCCCGTCTGGTGGAGCCACCCGGCGTTCGCGGAGAAGTCGATCTTCGCGCGGAACGATAAAGAGCTGGTGCGTGTGAACCTGGCGGCGGAGTGAGCCACACGCCGAGTTCACAAGACCTCGCCGGCGGGTTAGGCTGACCCAATTCGCCGCCGGCCAGTGGGGTCGGTAGGGGAGTTTGGTCCTGCTAGCTGGCGTGCCGCACCGTGCCCGACACCACGATGGATGACGCTCCGATGACTAGCGTCGTCGGCTCGCGCGAGGGAGCCGCTGGGAATGCAATCCGCATCCGCGGGGCGCGGGTGCACAACCTGCGCGGCGTGGATGTCGACATCCCGCGGAACCGGCTCGTCGTCATCACGGGTGTGTCGGGCAGCGGCAAGTCGTCGCTCGCTTTTGACACGCTGCTCGCCGAGGGGCAGCGGCAGTACATCGACTCGCTGAGCGTCTACGCCCGGCAGTTCTTCCAGCAGCGCGAGCGGCCCGACGTCGACCGCGTCGACGGCCTGCAACCCGCCGTGGCGATCGACCAGAGCCAGGGCTCGCACAGCCCACGCAGCACGGTCGGCACCATCACCGAGGTGCAGGACTACTTGCGGCTGCTCTACGCCCGCGCCGGACAGATGGCGTGCCCCGAGTGCGGCGATCCGATCACGCAGCAGACAACCGACGAGATCGAGCAAGCGGTCGCTTCGCTGCCGCCCGACTCACGGGCGATGCTGCTCGCGCCGCTCGTCCACGGACGCAAGGGGAAGCACGCCGAGGTCCTCGAGCAGGCGCGCAAGGCGGGCTTCGTCCGGCTGCGGATCGACGGGCTCACCTACCCGATTGAGGACGTCCCCGAGCTGAAGGCGCAGAAGGTCCACGAGATCGAGGCCGTGGTTGATCGACTCGTGCTGCGTGAAGGCATCGCGGCGCGGCTCACCGAGTCGGTCCGCCTCGCCGTGAAGCACGGCGAGGGGGTCGTGCGGGTCGTCTTCCAAACGCCCGAGGCGAAGGCCCGAGCGAACGGCGCCGGCAACGGCAACGGCAACGGGTCCGCCGCCGCTTACAACGCGGAGAGTGGCTGGGAGGAGCGGCTGTTCAACACCCGCTACTCGTGCCCCACGTGCAAGGTGGGCGTGGCGGAGGTGGAGCCCCGCACGTTCAGCTTCAACAGCCCGTACGGCGCCTGCCCCGAGTGCGACGGCATGGGCCGCACCGAGGCGTTCGACCCGGAGCTGGTGCTGCCGAACCTGTCGAAGTCGCTCGCGGAAGGAGCGGTCGCCCCCTGGAAATCGGCCACGCCGGCGGGCCGGGCGAAGCGGCTGAAGGTGGTCGAGCCGCTGCTCGCCGCGCTGAAGGTCTCCGCCGACACGCCGCTCGACGCGTGGCCGCGTGGCGGGGTGCAGAAGCTACTCACCGGGGACGGCAAGGGCTTCGCCGGACTGCTCCTGCTGCTCGAAGAGGAGCGGCTCGCGACCAAGCGCGAGGCGACGCGCGACCGGCTCGACGCGTTCCGCGATTCGATCGTCTGCCCCGACTGCGAGGGCGCCCGGCTGCGCCCCGAGGGACGCAGCTGCCAGGTCGGCGGCAAACGCGTGTACGAAGCGACCGCGATGCCGATCGCCGAGGCGACCGAGTGGTTCGGCGGCCTGATCGACTCCGGCGCGTTCGACGAGGACCGCCTGCCGATCGCCGAGCCGCTCGTGCGCGAGATCCACCGCCGGCTCGAGTTCCTCGCCAAGGCGGGCGTCGGGTACCTGACGCTCGACCGGTCGGCCGACACGCTCTCCGGCGGCGAGCTGCAGCGCGTCCGGCTCGCGACCGGCGTGGGCAGCGGGCTGGTCGGCGTGATGTACCTGCTCGACGAGCCCTCCATCGGCCTGCACCCGCGCGACAACGACCGGCTGCTCGACGCGATCCGCGACCTCCGCCGGCAGGGGAACACGGTGATCGTCGTCGAGCACGACGAGGCGATCATCCGCGCGGCGGACTGGGTCATCGACATCGGCCCCGGCGCCGGAGCCCATGGCGGCCACCTGCTCACCGAAGGGACCCCCGACGACGTGGCCGCGTGCGAGGCGTCCGTCACGGGGGCGTACCTCTCCGGCGCGAGCCGCATTGAGACGCCCTCCAAACGCCGGGCCAACCAGCCCAAGACCGAGAAGCCGATCGCAAGCTGCCCCAAGCCGCGGCTCACGCTCACCGGCGCGACGCTCAACAACCTGCGGGGGGACGAGTTCGCCGCCCCGCTCGGCAAGCTGGTCGCCGTCACGGGGGTGAGCGGCAGCGGCAAGACGTCGCTCATCGTGGGCACGCTCGCCAGAGCGCTGGCGCGTCAGCTGAACAGCGCGGGCGCGAAGCCGGGGCCTTATGACAAGCTGTCGGGAGTCGAGGAGCTCGACCGTTTCGTCGAGATCGACCAGTCGCCGATCGGCCGCTCGCCCCGCTCGAACGCGGCGACTTACACGGGCGTGTTCGACGAGGTCCGCAAGCTCTTCTCGAAGACCAAGCTCTCCCGCCAACGGGGCTACAAGCCGAGCCGGTTCAGCTTCAACGTGAAGGGGGGCCGCTGCGAGGAGTGCCAGGGGCAGGGCCAGCGCAAGATCGAGATGAACTTCCTGCCCGACCTGTACGTCCCCTGCGAAGCGTGCCAGGGCTCGCGTTTCAACCGGGCGACGCTCGCGGTGCGGTTCAAAGGGCACTCGATCGCCGACGTCCTCGATCGGCCGATCGAGGAGGTGCTCGAACTGTTCATCGACGCACCGGCCATCCACGCGCCGCTCGAAGCGCTGGTCGCCGTGGGGCTCGGCTACCTGTCGCTTGGCCAACCGGCCAACACCTTGTCGGGCGGCGAGGCGCAGCGTGTCAAACTGGCCGCCGAGCTGGGCGCGGCGGGGCGGTCCAGCGCGGACAAACAGCCACGAACGCTCTACCTGCTCGACGAACCGACCACCGGCCTGCACGCCGACGACGTCCGCCGGCTGCTCGGCGTGCTCGGTCGGTTGGTCGACGCGGGGGCGACGGTGCTGGTCATCGAGCACCAACTCGACGTGATGCGGCAGGCCGATTGGATCGTCGACCTCGGCCCCGACGGCGGAGTCGGCGGGGGCCAGATCGTCGCCGCCGGCACGCCGGAGCACGTCGCCACGAAGGGCGTCGGGCCGACCAGTGAGTGGCTGGCGAAGGCGCTCGGGGATTCGGGCGTGTGAAGGTTGGGTTAAGGGCGGGGCGGCGGCGGCCTGAGACGGTTCGGACGGCTATATTGTGCGGCTCGCCCTCCCCCTCTCGCCACTGCTCTCGCCGCCATGCCCGCCAGCCGCCGCCAATTCCTCCGCACCTCCGCCGCTTACGCCGCCGGCTTCGCCGGACTCCGCACGCTGATCCACCCGAGCGAGGCTTGGGGAGCGGCGGCCATCGCCGACGCGTCCGTCGGCTTCGGTGAGTTGGTCAGCGACCCCCAAGGGCTGCTCAGCCTGCCCGCTGGCTTCAAGTACCGGGTGGTCAGCCGCACGGGCGACGAGATGGCGGACGGCCTGCTGGTCTCCGGGGCGCCGGACGGCATGGCGACCTTCACCGGTCCCGACGGCCTGACGCTGCTGGTTCGCAACCACGAGACCAAGCCGGGCGACGCCGGCCCCTTCGGCGAGAACAACGAGCGGCTCGGCCGCGTCGCGAGCAACCGCTTGTACGACGACGGCGCCGGCGTCACGCCGGGCGTCGGCGGGACCACGACCGTCGTCTACGACACGCGCAAGCAAGAGGTCGTCCGCCAGTTCCAAAGCCTCCTCGGCTCGGAGCGCAACTGCGCCGGCGGGCCGACCCCTTGGGGGAGCTGGATCACCTGCGAAGAGACGGTCGACCGCCCCGGCTTCTTGGACGACCCGGACGACGACTTCACGGTCGTTAAGTCGCACGGCTACAACTTCGAGGTGCCCGCCACCGCGACGCCTTCGCTCGCCGACCCAATCCCGTTGGTCGACATGGGCCGCATGCGTCACGAGGCGGTCGCCGTCCACCCCGAGTCGGGCTTGGTCTACGAGACGGAGGACGTCGATGACGGCGCCTTCTACCGCTTCCTCCCCAACCAGCCGGGCAAGCTCGTCGCCGGCGGCAAGCTGCAAGCGCTGGTCGTGAAGGGGCGGCCGTCGATCGACACGCGCAACTGGGATTCGCAGGAGGTCGCCGTCGGCGACCGGCTCCCGGTCGAGTGGGTCGAATTGGATCACCCCGAGTCCCCCGACGACGACCTGCGCTACCGCGCGTTCAACGCCGGCGCCGCGCGGTTCGCCCGCGGCGAGGGGATCTGGTGGGTCGCCGGTGGGGACGAGTCGGGCGCCATGTACTTCGCTTGCACGTCGGGCGGCGTGAAGCGGATCGGCCAGATCTGGAAGTACACGCCCAGCCCCGCCGAGGGCCAGCCGGCCGAAGCC
It encodes the following:
- the htpX gene encoding Protease HtpX; the encoded protein is MPTETLQRDDLLRLLDRANAGAGAGLAWRGAVVLIALVFTDWQRVLADPAPAGVFLLVLFGRYLFDLVPLIGRKRKLVNDLRPETTLGEHNRESLLALVSEVEKRLDVPPGRYPVYLTRDKSLNAAAISLGLDALLGRVDGVYLNRQTLHVLGPDELAFVIGHELGHCDRYYLRSTRWEALNLTLVAAVGLALLPVVDRWSWVGVFGLGLFAAGALAWLRVQSLASMRAIEHLCDDHGARAAGVPQGVNALLKIAAESEITNRITRFCFEVGKKRKDLDPGDLMQEYERLAPFGKLDAKEAERLLAQSVREVQQRNKTLSLRGLLEYLNDEEVDEEALDEIKALWRKLDNAHVIDWSKPLREGEATQLSAQQIDQVVDALRAHPAALLSRSPEEVMQESTHPPTRQRVLYLWENRRAIESAG
- the fusA_2 gene encoding Elongation factor G translates to MNLAKVRNIGISAHIDSGKTTLSERILFYAGRIHKIEDVRGGGDGAVMDNMELEKERGITIASAATSLKWKGHDINLIDTPGHVDFTVEVERSLRVLDGAILVLCSVGGVQSQSMTVDRQMKRYNVPRLAFINKMDRTGSDPFSVTKQVRDKLGADAVLFQLPIGKEENFQGVIDLIAMKAYYNDGDNGETLRVEEIPAELKDQADEYRAAMLEALSMYDDALMEKMLGEEEITEDEIHAIVRDAVINQAFTPVFMGSAFKNKSVQPLLDAINRYLPAPTEVENTGSNPVTGDKIVLESDANKPLVAMGFKITDDEYGQLTYTRIYQGKIEKGGSYFNQRSGRKERFSRIVKMHSDKREEVGHGEAGDIVAVMGIDCASGDTYCDEPKFCTLENIFVADPVIKMSVQPKSRDNSDKLSKALQRFRKEDPTFHVFTDEETNETVIAGMGELHLEVYVERIKREYGVEVEVGAPKVSYRESGQQSFEFDHKRKKQSGGSGQYGHIVGTMRPMSDEDREAIEEAGGTVGEFHFEDKVTGGRIPKEFIPAVRKGFEEMMNKGPVAGYPVVGLTVELEDGSYHDVDSSDMAFKLTARECFRENFNRMKPVLLEPVMKMEIECPEDFQGSVVGQVSSKRGMIVETETNNGVTVIIAEVPLAETFGYSTELRSNTQGQGTFSMEFAKYSPVPSNIQEEIVEARRKENE
- a CDS encoding outer membrane biogenesis protein BamB is translated as MPFSPARLLTALVVITPFVASSALAEDWPHWRGPEHDGVWREEGIVAALPEGELDYTWRVPCHLGYAGPAVADGKVYLFEYERSDGDITDNPGARDKLQGVERLRCLSSATGEELWKYEYERDYFISYPSGPRCTPTVDGDHVYLLGPEGDLTCLKTADGSFVWKKSFPNDYNAPTPMWGHSAHPLVDGDTLYCLVGGEGSVVVAFDKLTGEERWRALSTPRMNNEVGYCPPSIAVIGGQRVLVVFHPEAVCGLTLDGGEQLWSVPIKPAYGMSIAQPNVVGDRIFTTGYGGPSVFFRPPAGAGEAEVLWSGAPKTSVSAANPTPTADATAEVLYGVDANSSSLAAVDLATGERLWQTRKPTLNIEGRTRARHGTVFPVRQGDTDRFWLASETGDLILARLTPEAYEELGRKPLLEPTGDAFGRPVWWSHPAFAEKSIFARNDKELVRVNLAAE
- the uvrA_3 gene encoding UvrABC system protein A — encoded protein: MTSVVGSREGAAGNAIRIRGARVHNLRGVDVDIPRNRLVVITGVSGSGKSSLAFDTLLAEGQRQYIDSLSVYARQFFQQRERPDVDRVDGLQPAVAIDQSQGSHSPRSTVGTITEVQDYLRLLYARAGQMACPECGDPITQQTTDEIEQAVASLPPDSRAMLLAPLVHGRKGKHAEVLEQARKAGFVRLRIDGLTYPIEDVPELKAQKVHEIEAVVDRLVLREGIAARLTESVRLAVKHGEGVVRVVFQTPEAKARANGAGNGNGNGSAAAYNAESGWEERLFNTRYSCPTCKVGVAEVEPRTFSFNSPYGACPECDGMGRTEAFDPELVLPNLSKSLAEGAVAPWKSATPAGRAKRLKVVEPLLAALKVSADTPLDAWPRGGVQKLLTGDGKGFAGLLLLLEEERLATKREATRDRLDAFRDSIVCPDCEGARLRPEGRSCQVGGKRVYEATAMPIAEATEWFGGLIDSGAFDEDRLPIAEPLVREIHRRLEFLAKAGVGYLTLDRSADTLSGGELQRVRLATGVGSGLVGVMYLLDEPSIGLHPRDNDRLLDAIRDLRRQGNTVIVVEHDEAIIRAADWVIDIGPGAGAHGGHLLTEGTPDDVAACEASVTGAYLSGASRIETPSKRRANQPKTEKPIASCPKPRLTLTGATLNNLRGDEFAAPLGKLVAVTGVSGSGKTSLIVGTLARALARQLNSAGAKPGPYDKLSGVEELDRFVEIDQSPIGRSPRSNAATYTGVFDEVRKLFSKTKLSRQRGYKPSRFSFNVKGGRCEECQGQGQRKIEMNFLPDLYVPCEACQGSRFNRATLAVRFKGHSIADVLDRPIEEVLELFIDAPAIHAPLEALVAVGLGYLSLGQPANTLSGGEAQRVKLAAELGAAGRSSADKQPRTLYLLDEPTTGLHADDVRRLLGVLGRLVDAGATVLVIEHQLDVMRQADWIVDLGPDGGVGGGQIVAAGTPEHVATKGVGPTSEWLAKALGDSGV